Proteins encoded within one genomic window of Rhododendron vialii isolate Sample 1 chromosome 1a, ASM3025357v1:
- the LOC131336612 gene encoding LOB domain-containing protein 19-like, which translates to MSSSKANNTNGGGHGGPCGACKFLRRRCMEDCIFAPYFDSEQGTAHFAAVHKVFGASNASKMLMRIPAHKRLDSVVSISYEALARVRDPVYGCVAHIFTLQQQVVNLQAELAYIQARLSSLQCLPLPPPDQPAQTPSTANLQSSHLMALNSNTSMQFDSSTPVELVSLCDALNQEIIEDGNVQALAREFVSKYLPGVKFQ; encoded by the exons atgagtagTAGCAAAGCCAATAATACTAATGGAGGTGGTCATGGTGGGCCTTGTGGAGCTTGCAAGTTCTTGAGGCGGAGGTGTATGGAAGACTGTATATTTGCACCCTATTTTGACTCGGAGCAGGGCACCGCTCACTTCGCAGCCGTTCACAAGGTGTTTGGGGCTAGCAATGCTTCCAAGATGCTTATGAGAATTCCGGCACACAAGCGTCTCGACTCCGTCGTCTCCATCAGTTACGAGGCTCTGGCTAGGGTTAGAGACCCCGTTTATGGCTGTGTCGCTCACATCTTCACTCTCCAACAACAg GTAGTAAATTTGCAAGCAGAGTTAGCATACATTCAAGCTAGACTCTCTTCTTTGCAGTGTCTCCCTCTACCACCTCCTGATCAACCTGCACAAACTCCTTCAACGGCGAATCTTCAATCGTCGCATCTCATGGCATTGAATTCTAACACATCAATGCAATTTGATTCATCAACGCCAGTGGAGCTGGTAAGTTTGTGCGATGCTCTGAATCAGGAAATCATCGAGGATGGCAATGTTCAAGCACTAGCTCGTGAATTTGTGTCTAAGTACTTGCCAGGTGTAAAATTTCAATGA
- the LOC131329595 gene encoding uncharacterized mitochondrial protein AtMg00310-like produces the protein MWKLLGGGSHDLAKKESVSELSALVPIPIRADLGKYLGLPAEVGKSKTALFSYIKDRVLQKLARWKKKILNQVGKEVLLKSVALALMVYAMSCFKLPVGLCHQIEAAMAIFWWGQKSDERKIHWMRWSRLCNPKFKGGLGFQDLTSYNLALLAKQGWRIMMSLECLLAQVLKSRYFKDKSFMEAELGSNPSWVW, from the exons ATGTGGAAGCTTTTGGGTGGTGGGTCACATGACTTGGCGAAGAAAGAAAGTGTTTCG GAGCTGAGTGCGTTGGTGCCTATTCCGATTCGTGCAGATTTGGGGAAGTACTTGGGGTTGCCGGCTGAGGTGGGGAAGTCTAAGACAGCCCTTTTTAGTTATATTAAGGATAGGGTTCTTCAGAAATTAGCCaggtggaaaaagaaaattcttaACCAGGTTGGGAAAGAAGTGTTGCTTAAGTCTGTAGCTTTGGCCCTTATGGTATATGCTATGTCCTGTTTCAAGTTACCGGTAGGTTTGTGTCACCAAATTGAAGCGGCTATGGCTATATTTTGGTGGGGTCAGAAAAGTGATGAACGAAAGATCCACTGGATGAGGTGGAGTCGGCTGTGCAATCCTAAATTCAAGGGAGGGTTGGGGTTCCAAGATCTTACGTCTTATAATTTGGCTCTTTTAGCTAAGCAAGGATGGAGGATTATGATGTCACTAGAATGTTTATTGGCCCAGGTTCTGAAGAGCAGATATTTCAAAGACAAATCGTTTATGGAAGCAGAGCTGGGTTCTAATCCATCTTGGGTATGGTGA
- the LOC131322556 gene encoding uncharacterized protein LOC131322556 isoform X1 codes for MVSEQQSESLMSLLNAGEHRPLDEIVSDFNSKFPGLLRFVLCSSLSLLLENKKMLRPTQRLVALAILHQNYSSQKPSSNPFISLLVNAACDEEAEICERAFIIQLLGSNNSVLKLSAADFIKSFDPSSLALPQREQLQKQYCNIAHPESFNCLFKNACVKNVVPDPDLPPGCDQNSQEFELQPGVKPKIGSGDRDQMITGLLQNLSLEGLGPRWIRPLPPRLPIQEGELVWLNPANKHELLWDYGMCADTSRGAAVRDLITKALKGPLGPAQQEQVLVELTNDPKLVYHCGLTPRKLPELVENNPLIAVEVLIKLMNSPEISEYFTVLVNMDMSLHSMEVVNRLTTAVELPTEFVHLYITNCISSCENIKDKYMQNRLVRLVCVFLQSLIRNNIINVKDLFIEVQAFCIEFSRIREAAGLFRLLKTLE; via the exons ATGGTCAGCGAACAACAATCGGAGTCACTGATGTCGCTTCTTAACGCCGGCGAACATCGCCCGTTGGATGAAATCGTTTCCGATTTCAACTCCAAGTTTCCTGGCCTCCTCCGTTTCGTTCTCTGCTCTTCCCTCTCCCTTCTCTTGGAG AACAAAAAGATGCTTAGACCGACGCAGCGTTTGGTTGCACTTGCGATTCTTCACCAGAATTATTCCTCTCAGAAGCCTTCTTCGAATCCATTCATTTCTTTACTTGTAAAT GCTGCTTGTGATGAGGAAGCTGAAATTTGTGAAAGGGCATTTATTATTCAACTTTTGGGCTCCAACAATTCT GTTCTCAAACTGTCTGCTGCAGATTTCATCAAAAGTTTTGATCCATCATCACTC GCTCTCCCACAGCGTGAGCAGTTGCAGAAGCAGTATTGTAATATAGCTCATCCAGAATCATTTAATTGCTTATTCAAGAATGCTTGCGTGAAAAATGTTGTACCAGACCCTGATCTTCCCCCCGGTTGTGACCAAAATTCACAAGA atttgaaCTGCAGCCTGGAGTTAAACCTAAAATTGGGTCTGGAGACAGAGATCAAATGATCACAGGATTATTGCAGAATTTGTCTCTGGAAGGTCTAGGTCCTCGGTGGATCAGGCCTCTTCCCCCAAGGCTCCCAATACAGGAGGGAGAG CTTGTGTGGCTTAACCCCGCCAATAAGCATGAGCTTTTATGGGACTACGGAATGTGTGCCGATACCAGCAGAGGGGCTGCAGTTAGAGATCTAATTACAAAAGCTTTGAAGGGGCCACTTGGCCCTGCTCAACAagag CAAGTCCTGGTTGAGTTGACAAATGACCCCAAGCTTGTTTATCATTGTGGATTGACACCAAGAAAGCTTCCG GAACTTGTGGAGAACAATCCCCTTATTGCAGTTGAGGTGCTCATTAAGTTGATGAATTCACCTGAAATTTCAGA ATACTTCACTGTTCTTGTGAATATGGATATGAGTCTACATTCAATGGAAGTTGTGAATAGGCTTACCACAGCTGTTGAGCTTCCTACAGAGTTTGTGCACTTGTACATAACAAATTGCATATCATCCTGCGAGAACATCAAG GATAAATATATGCAGAACAGACTTGTGAGGCTTGTCTGTGTTTTCTTACAGAGCCTAATCAGAAACAATATTATCAATG TTAAAGATCTGTTCATTGAAGTCCAGGCCTTCTGCATTGAGTTCTCGCGGATTAGAGAAGCAGCTGGACTGTTTCGTCTTCTTAAAACCCTGGAGTGA
- the LOC131322556 gene encoding uncharacterized protein LOC131322556 isoform X2 encodes MVSEQQSESLMSLLNAGEHRPLDEIVSDFNSKFPGLLRFVLCSSLSLLLENKKMLRPTQRLVALAILHQNYSSQKPSSNPFISLLVNAACDEEAEICERAFIIQLLGSNNSVLKLSAADFIKSFDPSSLALPQREQLQKQYCNIAHPESFNCLFKNACVKNVVPDPDLPPGCDQNSQEFELQPGVKPKIGSGDRDQMITGLLQNLSLEGLGPRWIRPLPPRLPIQEGELVWLNPANKHELLWDYGMCADTSRGAAVRDLITKALKGPLGPAQQEQVLVELTNDPKLVYHCGLTPRKLPELVENNPLIAVEVLIKLMNSPEISEYFTVLVNMDMSLHSMEVVNRLTTAVELPTEFVHLYITNCISSCENIKDKYMQNRLVRLVCVFLQSLIRNNIINGIRGCCFSGKTFLEQLLCAYIAKG; translated from the exons ATGGTCAGCGAACAACAATCGGAGTCACTGATGTCGCTTCTTAACGCCGGCGAACATCGCCCGTTGGATGAAATCGTTTCCGATTTCAACTCCAAGTTTCCTGGCCTCCTCCGTTTCGTTCTCTGCTCTTCCCTCTCCCTTCTCTTGGAG AACAAAAAGATGCTTAGACCGACGCAGCGTTTGGTTGCACTTGCGATTCTTCACCAGAATTATTCCTCTCAGAAGCCTTCTTCGAATCCATTCATTTCTTTACTTGTAAAT GCTGCTTGTGATGAGGAAGCTGAAATTTGTGAAAGGGCATTTATTATTCAACTTTTGGGCTCCAACAATTCT GTTCTCAAACTGTCTGCTGCAGATTTCATCAAAAGTTTTGATCCATCATCACTC GCTCTCCCACAGCGTGAGCAGTTGCAGAAGCAGTATTGTAATATAGCTCATCCAGAATCATTTAATTGCTTATTCAAGAATGCTTGCGTGAAAAATGTTGTACCAGACCCTGATCTTCCCCCCGGTTGTGACCAAAATTCACAAGA atttgaaCTGCAGCCTGGAGTTAAACCTAAAATTGGGTCTGGAGACAGAGATCAAATGATCACAGGATTATTGCAGAATTTGTCTCTGGAAGGTCTAGGTCCTCGGTGGATCAGGCCTCTTCCCCCAAGGCTCCCAATACAGGAGGGAGAG CTTGTGTGGCTTAACCCCGCCAATAAGCATGAGCTTTTATGGGACTACGGAATGTGTGCCGATACCAGCAGAGGGGCTGCAGTTAGAGATCTAATTACAAAAGCTTTGAAGGGGCCACTTGGCCCTGCTCAACAagag CAAGTCCTGGTTGAGTTGACAAATGACCCCAAGCTTGTTTATCATTGTGGATTGACACCAAGAAAGCTTCCG GAACTTGTGGAGAACAATCCCCTTATTGCAGTTGAGGTGCTCATTAAGTTGATGAATTCACCTGAAATTTCAGA ATACTTCACTGTTCTTGTGAATATGGATATGAGTCTACATTCAATGGAAGTTGTGAATAGGCTTACCACAGCTGTTGAGCTTCCTACAGAGTTTGTGCACTTGTACATAACAAATTGCATATCATCCTGCGAGAACATCAAG GATAAATATATGCAGAACAGACTTGTGAGGCTTGTCTGTGTTTTCTTACAGAGCCTAATCAGAAACAATATTATCAATG GTATAAGGGGCTGCTGTTTCAGCGGTAAAACTTTTTTAGAGCAgctactttgtgcatatattgccaaaggttag
- the LOC131322556 gene encoding uncharacterized protein LOC131322556 isoform X3 translates to MVSEQQSESLMSLLNAGEHRPLDEIVSDFNSKFPGLLRFVLCSSLSLLLENKKMLRPTQRLVALAILHQNYSSQKPSSNPFISLLVNAACDEEAEICERAFIIQLLGSNNSVLKLSAADFIKSFDPSSLALPQREQLQKQYCNIAHPESFNCLFKNACVKNVVPDPDLPPGCDQNSQEFELQPGVKPKIGSGDRDQMITGLLQNLSLEGLGPRWIRPLPPRLPIQEGELVWLNPANKHELLWDYGMCADTSRGAAVRDLITKALKGPLGPAQQEQVLVELTNDPKLVYHCGLTPRKLPELVENNPLIAVEVLIKLMNSPEISEYFTVLVNMDMSLHSMEVVNRLTTAVELPTEFVHLYITNCISSCENIKDKYMQNRLVRLVCVFLQSLIRNNIINEI, encoded by the exons ATGGTCAGCGAACAACAATCGGAGTCACTGATGTCGCTTCTTAACGCCGGCGAACATCGCCCGTTGGATGAAATCGTTTCCGATTTCAACTCCAAGTTTCCTGGCCTCCTCCGTTTCGTTCTCTGCTCTTCCCTCTCCCTTCTCTTGGAG AACAAAAAGATGCTTAGACCGACGCAGCGTTTGGTTGCACTTGCGATTCTTCACCAGAATTATTCCTCTCAGAAGCCTTCTTCGAATCCATTCATTTCTTTACTTGTAAAT GCTGCTTGTGATGAGGAAGCTGAAATTTGTGAAAGGGCATTTATTATTCAACTTTTGGGCTCCAACAATTCT GTTCTCAAACTGTCTGCTGCAGATTTCATCAAAAGTTTTGATCCATCATCACTC GCTCTCCCACAGCGTGAGCAGTTGCAGAAGCAGTATTGTAATATAGCTCATCCAGAATCATTTAATTGCTTATTCAAGAATGCTTGCGTGAAAAATGTTGTACCAGACCCTGATCTTCCCCCCGGTTGTGACCAAAATTCACAAGA atttgaaCTGCAGCCTGGAGTTAAACCTAAAATTGGGTCTGGAGACAGAGATCAAATGATCACAGGATTATTGCAGAATTTGTCTCTGGAAGGTCTAGGTCCTCGGTGGATCAGGCCTCTTCCCCCAAGGCTCCCAATACAGGAGGGAGAG CTTGTGTGGCTTAACCCCGCCAATAAGCATGAGCTTTTATGGGACTACGGAATGTGTGCCGATACCAGCAGAGGGGCTGCAGTTAGAGATCTAATTACAAAAGCTTTGAAGGGGCCACTTGGCCCTGCTCAACAagag CAAGTCCTGGTTGAGTTGACAAATGACCCCAAGCTTGTTTATCATTGTGGATTGACACCAAGAAAGCTTCCG GAACTTGTGGAGAACAATCCCCTTATTGCAGTTGAGGTGCTCATTAAGTTGATGAATTCACCTGAAATTTCAGA ATACTTCACTGTTCTTGTGAATATGGATATGAGTCTACATTCAATGGAAGTTGTGAATAGGCTTACCACAGCTGTTGAGCTTCCTACAGAGTTTGTGCACTTGTACATAACAAATTGCATATCATCCTGCGAGAACATCAAG GATAAATATATGCAGAACAGACTTGTGAGGCTTGTCTGTGTTTTCTTACAGAGCCTAATCAGAAACAATATTATCAATG aaatctGA